Proteins from one Telopea speciosissima isolate NSW1024214 ecotype Mountain lineage chromosome 1, Tspe_v1, whole genome shotgun sequence genomic window:
- the LOC122648519 gene encoding ribulose bisphosphate carboxylase/oxygenase activase 1, chloroplastic-like isoform X2: MEGVGLRHLRRPTRHHQREGNGGLSLPSSHGKWNPLRCLEFIRVPQHWSSHVSNLDNNMDGFYIAPSFMDKLVVHITKNFMSLPNIKVPLILGIWGGKGQGKSFQCELVFAKMGISPIMMSAGELESGNAGEPAKLIRQRYREAADIIRKGKMCCLFINDLDAGAGRMGGTTQYTVNNQMVNATLMNIADNPTSVQLPGMYNKEENPRVPIIVTGNDFSTLYAPLIRDGRMEKFYWAPTRDDRIGVCTGIFKSDNVPQEDVIKIVDTFPGQSIDFFGALRARVYDDEVRKWISGVGVDSIGKKLVNSKEGPPTFEQPKMTVEKLLEYGNMLVQEQENVKRVQLADKYLSEAALGEANSDAIDRGTFYGKAAQQVNVPVPEGCTDPNAANFDPTARSDDGSCLYQF, translated from the exons ATGGAAGGGGTTGGCCTACGACACCTCAGACGACCAACAAGACATCACCAGAGGGAAGGGAATGGTGGACTCTCTCTTCCAAGCTCCCACGGGAAGTGGAACCCACTACGCTGTCTTGAGTTCATACGAGTACCTCAGCACTGGTCTTCGCACGTAAGCAAT TTGGACAACAACATGGATGGCTTCTACATCGCTCCTTCTTTCATGGACAAGCTTGTCGTTCACATCACCAAGAACTTCATGTCCTTGCCCAACATCAAG GTTCCTCTCATCCTGGGTATCTGGGGAGGCAAAGGTCAGGGGAAATCTTTCCAGTGTGAACTCGTCTTTGCCAAGATGGGAATCAG TCCAATTATGATGAGCGCCGGAGAATTGGAAAGTGGGAACGCCGGAGAACCAGCAAAGTTGATCAGGCAGAGATACCGTGAGGCAGCAGACATAATCAGGAAGGGAAAGATGTGCTGCCTCTTCATCAACGATCTTGACGCGGGAGCTGGTAGGATGGGTGGAACCACTCAATACACAGTGAACAACCAGATGGTGAACGCCACTCTAATGAACATCGCTGACAACCCAACAAGCGTGCAGCTCCCAGGGATGTACAACAAGGAGGAGAACCCCCGTGTCCCCATCATCGTCACTGGTAACGACTTCTCCACACTCTATGCCCCTCTCATCCGTGATGGGCGTATGGAGAAGTTCTACTGGGCTCCCACCAGAGACGATCGCATCGGTGTCTGCACTGGTATCTTCAAGAGCGACAATGTTCCCCAAGAAGATGTCATCAAGATCGTCGACACCTTCCCTGGCCAATCAATCG ACTTCTTTGGGGCTCTGAGGGCGAGAGTGTACGACGATGAGGTGAGGAAGTGGATATCAGGTGTTGGAGTGGACAGCATCGGGAAGAAGTTGGTGAACTCCAAGGAAGGACCTCCAACCTTCGAACAGCCCAAGATGACAGTGGAGAAGCTACTCGAGTATGGTAACATGCTGGTCCAAGAGCAGGAGAATGTCAAGAGAGTGCAGTTAGCCGACAAGTATTTGAGCGAGGCTGCCCTGGGAGAAGCCAACTCGGATGCCATTGACAGAGGAACTTTCTATG GCAAGGCAGCCCAACAAGTGAACGTTCCTGTCCCAGAAGGTTGCACTGACCCAAATGCAGCAAACTTTGATCCCACAGCAAGGAGCGACGATGGGAGCTGCTTGTACCAATTCTAA
- the LOC122648519 gene encoding ribulose bisphosphate carboxylase/oxygenase activase, chloroplastic-like isoform X1, translating into MATAVSIGVVNRAPLSLHSSGAGASVPSSAFLGSSLKKVSSSFTHTKISSGSFKVVAEIDEGKQTNKDKWKGLAYDTSDDQQDITRGKGMVDSLFQAPTGSGTHYAVLSSYEYLSTGLRTYLDNNMDGFYIAPSFMDKLVVHITKNFMSLPNIKVPLILGIWGGKGQGKSFQCELVFAKMGISPIMMSAGELESGNAGEPAKLIRQRYREAADIIRKGKMCCLFINDLDAGAGRMGGTTQYTVNNQMVNATLMNIADNPTSVQLPGMYNKEENPRVPIIVTGNDFSTLYAPLIRDGRMEKFYWAPTRDDRIGVCTGIFKSDNVPQEDVIKIVDTFPGQSIDFFGALRARVYDDEVRKWISGVGVDSIGKKLVNSKEGPPTFEQPKMTVEKLLEYGNMLVQEQENVKRVQLADKYLSEAALGEANSDAIDRGTFYGKAAQQVNVPVPEGCTDPNAANFDPTARSDDGSCLYQF; encoded by the exons ATGGCTACCGCTGTCTCCATCGGAGTTGTTAACAGAGCACCG TTGAGCTTGCACAGCTCTGGTGCTGGAGCTTCAGTCCCGAGCTCGGCCTTCTtgggcagcagcttgaagaaggtgAGTTCCAGTTTCACCCACACGAAGATCTCATCGGGAAGTTTCAAGGTGGTTGCCGAAATCGACGAGGGCAAACAGACTAACAAGGACAAATGGAAGGGGTTGGCCTACGACACCTCAGACGACCAACAAGACATCACCAGAGGGAAGGGAATGGTGGACTCTCTCTTCCAAGCTCCCACGGGAAGTGGAACCCACTACGCTGTCTTGAGTTCATACGAGTACCTCAGCACTGGTCTTCGCAC ATACTTGGACAACAACATGGATGGCTTCTACATCGCTCCTTCTTTCATGGACAAGCTTGTCGTTCACATCACCAAGAACTTCATGTCCTTGCCCAACATCAAG GTTCCTCTCATCCTGGGTATCTGGGGAGGCAAAGGTCAGGGGAAATCTTTCCAGTGTGAACTCGTCTTTGCCAAGATGGGAATCAG TCCAATTATGATGAGCGCCGGAGAATTGGAAAGTGGGAACGCCGGAGAACCAGCAAAGTTGATCAGGCAGAGATACCGTGAGGCAGCAGACATAATCAGGAAGGGAAAGATGTGCTGCCTCTTCATCAACGATCTTGACGCGGGAGCTGGTAGGATGGGTGGAACCACTCAATACACAGTGAACAACCAGATGGTGAACGCCACTCTAATGAACATCGCTGACAACCCAACAAGCGTGCAGCTCCCAGGGATGTACAACAAGGAGGAGAACCCCCGTGTCCCCATCATCGTCACTGGTAACGACTTCTCCACACTCTATGCCCCTCTCATCCGTGATGGGCGTATGGAGAAGTTCTACTGGGCTCCCACCAGAGACGATCGCATCGGTGTCTGCACTGGTATCTTCAAGAGCGACAATGTTCCCCAAGAAGATGTCATCAAGATCGTCGACACCTTCCCTGGCCAATCAATCG ACTTCTTTGGGGCTCTGAGGGCGAGAGTGTACGACGATGAGGTGAGGAAGTGGATATCAGGTGTTGGAGTGGACAGCATCGGGAAGAAGTTGGTGAACTCCAAGGAAGGACCTCCAACCTTCGAACAGCCCAAGATGACAGTGGAGAAGCTACTCGAGTATGGTAACATGCTGGTCCAAGAGCAGGAGAATGTCAAGAGAGTGCAGTTAGCCGACAAGTATTTGAGCGAGGCTGCCCTGGGAGAAGCCAACTCGGATGCCATTGACAGAGGAACTTTCTATG GCAAGGCAGCCCAACAAGTGAACGTTCCTGTCCCAGAAGGTTGCACTGACCCAAATGCAGCAAACTTTGATCCCACAGCAAGGAGCGACGATGGGAGCTGCTTGTACCAATTCTAA
- the LOC122648518 gene encoding ribulose bisphosphate carboxylase/oxygenase activase, chloroplastic-like isoform X1: protein MATAISTVGAVNRAPLSLHSSGAGTSVPSSAFLGSSLKKVSSSFTHTKISSGSFKVVAEIDEGKQTNKDKWKGLAYDTSDDQQDITRGKGMVDSLFQAPTGSGTHYAVLSSYEYLSTGLRTYLDNNMDGFYIAPSFMDKLVVHITKNFMSLPNIKVPLILGIWGGKGQGKSFQCELVFAKMGISPIMMSAGELESGNAGEPAKLIRQRYREAADIIRKGKMCCLFINDLDAGAGRMGGTTQYTVNNQMVNATLMNIADNPTSVQLPGMYNKEENPRVPIIVTGNDFSTLYAPLIRDGRMEKFYWAPTRDDRIGVCTGIFKSDNVPQEDVIKIVDTFPGQSIDFFGALRARVYDDEVRKWISGVGVDTIGKKLVNSKEGPPTFEQPKMTLEKLLEYGNMLVQEQENVKRVQLADKYLSEAALGEANSDAIDRGTFYGKAAQQVNVPVPEGCTDPNATNFDPTARSDNGSCSYQL, encoded by the exons ATGGCTACCGCCATTTCCACCGTCGGAGCTGTTAACAGAGCACCG TTGAGCTTGCACAGCTCTGGTGCTGGAACTTCAGTCCCGAGCTCGGCATTCTtgggcagcagcttgaagaaggtgAGTTCCAGTTTCACCCACACGAAGATCTCATCGGGAAGTTTCAAGGTGGTTGCCGAAATCGACGAGGGCAAACAGACTAACAAGGACAAATGGAAGGGGTTGGCCTACGACACCTCAGACGACCAACAAGACATCACCAGAGGGAAGGGAATGGTGGACTCTCTCTTCCAAGCTCCCACGGGAAGTGGAACCCACTACGCTGTCTTGAGTTCATACGAGTACCTCAGCACTGGTCTTCGCAC ATACTTGGACAACAACATGGATGGCTTCTACATCGCTCCTTCTTTCATGGACAAGCTTGTCGTTCACATCACCAAGAACTTCATGTCCTTGCCCAACATCAAG GTTCCTCTCATCCTGGGTATCTGGGGAGGCAAAGGTCAGGGGAAATCTTTCCAGTGTGAACTCGTCTTTGCCAAGATGGGAATCAG TCCAATTATGATGAGCGCCGGAGAATTGGAAAGTGGGAACGCCGGAGAACCAGCAAAGTTGATCAGGCAGAGATACCGTGAGGCAGCAGACATAATCAGGAAGGGAAAGATGTGCTGCCTCTTCATCAACGATCTTGACGCGGGAGCTGGTAGGATGGGTGGAACCACTCAATACACAGTGAACAACCAGATGGTGAACGCCACTCTAATGAACATCGCTGACAACCCAACAAGCGTGCAGCTCCCAGGGATGTACAACAAGGAGGAGAACCCCCGTGTCCCCATCATCGTCACTGGTAACGACTTCTCCACACTCTATGCCCCTCTCATCCGTGATGGGCGTATGGAGAAGTTCTACTGGGCTCCCACCAGAGACGATCGCATCGGTGTCTGCACTGGTATCTTCAAGAGCGACAATGTTCCCCAAGAAGATGTCATCAAGATCGTCGACACCTTCCCTGGCCAATCAATCG ATTTCTTTGGGGCTCTGAGGGCGAGAGTGTACGACGATGAGGTGAGGAAGTGGATATCAGGTGTTGGAGTGGACACCATCGGGAAGAAGTTGGTGAACTCCAAGGAAGGACCTCCAACCTTCGAACAGCCTAAGATGACTCTGGAGAAGCTACTCGAGTATGGTAACATGCTGGTCCAAGAGCAGGAGAATGTCAAGAGAGTGCAGTTAGCCGACAAGTATTTGAGCGAGGCTGCCCTGGGAGAAGCCAACTCGGATGCCATTGACAGAGGAACTTTCTATG GCAAAGCCGCCCAACAAGTGAACGTTCCAGTCCCAGAAGGTTGCACCGACCCTAATGCAACAAACTTTGATCCCACAGCAAGGAGCGACAATGGTAGCTGCTCGTACCAACTCTAA
- the LOC122648518 gene encoding ribulose bisphosphate carboxylase/oxygenase activase 1, chloroplastic-like isoform X2 — MEGVGLRHLRRPTRHHQREGNGGLSLPSSHGKWNPLRCLEFIRVPQHWSSHVSNLDNNMDGFYIAPSFMDKLVVHITKNFMSLPNIKVPLILGIWGGKGQGKSFQCELVFAKMGISPIMMSAGELESGNAGEPAKLIRQRYREAADIIRKGKMCCLFINDLDAGAGRMGGTTQYTVNNQMVNATLMNIADNPTSVQLPGMYNKEENPRVPIIVTGNDFSTLYAPLIRDGRMEKFYWAPTRDDRIGVCTGIFKSDNVPQEDVIKIVDTFPGQSIDFFGALRARVYDDEVRKWISGVGVDTIGKKLVNSKEGPPTFEQPKMTLEKLLEYGNMLVQEQENVKRVQLADKYLSEAALGEANSDAIDRGTFYGKAAQQVNVPVPEGCTDPNATNFDPTARSDNGSCSYQL, encoded by the exons ATGGAAGGGGTTGGCCTACGACACCTCAGACGACCAACAAGACATCACCAGAGGGAAGGGAATGGTGGACTCTCTCTTCCAAGCTCCCACGGGAAGTGGAACCCACTACGCTGTCTTGAGTTCATACGAGTACCTCAGCACTGGTCTTCGCACGTAAGCAAT TTGGACAACAACATGGATGGCTTCTACATCGCTCCTTCTTTCATGGACAAGCTTGTCGTTCACATCACCAAGAACTTCATGTCCTTGCCCAACATCAAG GTTCCTCTCATCCTGGGTATCTGGGGAGGCAAAGGTCAGGGGAAATCTTTCCAGTGTGAACTCGTCTTTGCCAAGATGGGAATCAG TCCAATTATGATGAGCGCCGGAGAATTGGAAAGTGGGAACGCCGGAGAACCAGCAAAGTTGATCAGGCAGAGATACCGTGAGGCAGCAGACATAATCAGGAAGGGAAAGATGTGCTGCCTCTTCATCAACGATCTTGACGCGGGAGCTGGTAGGATGGGTGGAACCACTCAATACACAGTGAACAACCAGATGGTGAACGCCACTCTAATGAACATCGCTGACAACCCAACAAGCGTGCAGCTCCCAGGGATGTACAACAAGGAGGAGAACCCCCGTGTCCCCATCATCGTCACTGGTAACGACTTCTCCACACTCTATGCCCCTCTCATCCGTGATGGGCGTATGGAGAAGTTCTACTGGGCTCCCACCAGAGACGATCGCATCGGTGTCTGCACTGGTATCTTCAAGAGCGACAATGTTCCCCAAGAAGATGTCATCAAGATCGTCGACACCTTCCCTGGCCAATCAATCG ATTTCTTTGGGGCTCTGAGGGCGAGAGTGTACGACGATGAGGTGAGGAAGTGGATATCAGGTGTTGGAGTGGACACCATCGGGAAGAAGTTGGTGAACTCCAAGGAAGGACCTCCAACCTTCGAACAGCCTAAGATGACTCTGGAGAAGCTACTCGAGTATGGTAACATGCTGGTCCAAGAGCAGGAGAATGTCAAGAGAGTGCAGTTAGCCGACAAGTATTTGAGCGAGGCTGCCCTGGGAGAAGCCAACTCGGATGCCATTGACAGAGGAACTTTCTATG GCAAAGCCGCCCAACAAGTGAACGTTCCAGTCCCAGAAGGTTGCACCGACCCTAATGCAACAAACTTTGATCCCACAGCAAGGAGCGACAATGGTAGCTGCTCGTACCAACTCTAA